A genomic region of Rhipicephalus sanguineus isolate Rsan-2018 chromosome 1, BIME_Rsan_1.4, whole genome shotgun sequence contains the following coding sequences:
- the LOC125757045 gene encoding kinesin-like protein KIF2B: protein MSELGPQQEDALRPGVNVDIRRTDGRVHPAVVSAVRSRLVTVEWFENGQTKGKDVDRQTLVALNPALARASPQLLSHRKDSSASIGGAPVLHRKTTAASLPCAPVHREDNNDLCNELTRELERAAQLSLALSKKQAAETGAQHRQQQVVEQEEAEAVADLLRRYRAVVDVSDLWMTTDVRLLTRMLSTRALEDDAWLRELEDLVSVKMELLSNLRDAVNKLRKIKDSTRTFIREADGNGRR from the exons ATGTCCGAGCTCGGGCCACAGCAGGAGGACGCCCTGCGACCAGGGGTGAACGTGGACATCCGCCGCACCGACGGCCGCGTCCACCCTGCTGTGGTGAGTGCGGTACGCTCTCGCCTTGTCACCGTCGAGTGGTTCGAAAATGGCCAGACCAAAGGCAAGGACGTGGACCGCCAGACGCTGGTGGCCCTCAACCCGGCGCTAGCCAGGGCCTCTCCCCAGCTGCTGTCTCACCGCAAAGACTCGAGCGCTTCGATCGGGGGAGCACCGGTGTTGCACCGCAAGACCACTGCTGCCTCTCTGCCTTGCGCC CCGGTGCACAGGGAGGACAACAACGATCTCTGCAACGAGCTGACCCGCGAGCTAGAGCGCGCCGCACAGCTGAGCCTGGCGCTCAGCAAGAAACAGGCCGCTGAGACTGGAGCGCAGCATCGGCAGCAGCAGGTAGTGGAGCAGGAGGAAGCCGAGGCCGTGGCCGATCTGCTGCGGCGATACCGCGCCGTTGTGGACGTCAGCGACCTGTGGATGACCACGGACGTTAGGTTGCTCACGCGCATGCTTAGCACGCGCGCTCTAGAGGACGACGCGTGGTTGCGCGAGCTAGAGGATTTGGTGAGCGTCAAGATGGAGCTTCTGTCCAATTTGCGCGACGCTGTTAACAAGCTGCGCAAGATCAAGGACAGCACGCGCACCTTCATCCGCGAAGCCGACGGCAATGGGAGACGTTGA